In the Dioscorea cayenensis subsp. rotundata cultivar TDr96_F1 chromosome 12, TDr96_F1_v2_PseudoChromosome.rev07_lg8_w22 25.fasta, whole genome shotgun sequence genome, one interval contains:
- the LOC120273090 gene encoding uncharacterized protein LOC120273090 yields the protein MASTCVTDAWVWISNLPPFPQWNTNTLSICICTSKSSQSLLKVSVTKNFQCHSPYVTFSILADIQISISLWTSNSLILKDKNQQSLDEDIIVQLFHNIVNGVLHYGPLKKSSFRFPAVQTGEKFRDMFNLAFKTLIFLVCIYEAQRDLRVGCLDTLKHQLTSKQSREAAKQLARVLGSNMEEQWMRSFGLAMTNWIVELKALNNSIRTPSPLFSYAFSATGLWKVQLYCPTIAMSVEDPNNITQDERLLFSLQYQQLEGVIQLAYKVIFRESWIDVVVKVDNIRCDVVPLVSETLMFEQGYGSEEKHFPSGISMQLTPTLQSDVMSVSVSKSSENPTHEVGLEKGIEGSFDPPGSYFGLKVSATETITTSMKPWKFEQSVNGNSASLNWFLHDGVNGKEVLSTKPSKLALLHPRAWFRDRYSSAYRPFTKQGGVIFAGDEYGDSVWWKVCGRALGKTMEWEIKGWIWLTYWPNKHTSFHTETRKLEFKESLYLPLQK from the exons ATGGCTTCTACTTGTGTTACTGATGCCTGGGTATGGATTAGCAACCTCCCACCCTTCCCTCAATGGAACACAAACACTCTATCCATTTGCATCTGTACTTCAAAATCATCACAATCATTGTTGAAAGTTTCAGTCACCAAAAACTTCCAATGTCATAGTCCTTATGTCACATTCTCAATCTTGGCAGACATCCAAATCTCTATCTCCCTCTGGACATCCAATTCACTCATTCTGAAAGACAAAAATCAGCAGTCCCTTGATGAAGATATCATAGTCCAACTCTTCCACAACATCGTCAATGGAGTCCTTCACTATGGTCCCTTAAAGAAATCATCTTTCAGATTTCCTGCAGTCCAAACTGGTGAAAAATTCAGAGACATGTTCAATTTGGCATTCAAAACTCTGATTTTCCTTGTGTGCATATACGAAGCTCAACGGGACCTCCGTGTAGGATGTCTTGACACTTTGAAGCATCAGTTAACAAGTAAGCAGTCAAGAGAGGCAGCAAAGCAGCTTGCACGAGTTCTCGGATCGAACATGGAAGAACAATGGATGAGATCATTCGGCCTCGCAATGACTAACTGGATAGTAGAACTCAAGGCTTTAAACAACTCAATTAGAACACCATCTCCTTTGTTTTCCTATGCCTTTTCAGCGACTGGACTGTGGAAAGTGCAGTTATATTGCCCAACTATTGCCATGAGTGTCGAAGATCCAAATAACATAACTCAAGATGAACGCTTGCTGTTCTCTCTGCAATATCAACAGCTTGAAGGTGTGATACAACTAGCCTACAAAGTCATTTTCCGCGAAAGCTGGATCGATGTTGTAGTGAAAGTCGATAACATAAG ATGCGACGTTGTTCCTCTTGTCTCCGAAACTCTTATGTTTGAACAGGGGTATGGCTCTGAGGAGAAACACTTCCCTTCTGGAATAAGTATGCAACTCACTCCAACTCTCCAAAGTGATGTAATGTCAGTTTCAGTAAGCAAATCTTCAGAGAATCCTACACATGAAGTTGGGCTAGAGAAAGGCATAGAAGGCTCATTCGATCCCCCGGGTTCTTACTTCGGTCTTAAAGTATCAGCAACCGAAACTATCACAACGAGCATGAAGCCATGGAAATTCGAACAATCGGTCAATGGTAACAGCGCAAGCTTGAACTGGTTTCTCCATGATGGAGTGAATGGAAAAGAGGTTCTCTCTACCAAACCTTCAAAACTTGCATTGCTTCATCCAAGAGCATGGTTCAGAGACAGATACTCAAGTGCTTACCGGCCGTTCACCAAACAAGGAGGAGTTATCTTTGCCGGTGATGAATATGGTGATAGTGTGTGGTGGAAGGTGTGTGGCAGAGCTCTTGGAAAGACAATGGAATGGGAAATCAAAGGCTGGATTTGGTTAACATACTGGCCTAATAAGCATACAAGTTTCCATACTGAAACTAGAAAGTTAGAGTTCAAGGAGTCACTCTATCTCCCCCTTCAAAAGTAG
- the LOC120273280 gene encoding LOW QUALITY PROTEIN: sister chromatid cohesion 1 protein 1 (The sequence of the model RefSeq protein was modified relative to this genomic sequence to represent the inferred CDS: inserted 2 bases in 1 codon), which yields MFYSHQLLARKAPLGQIWMAATMHAKINRRKLDKLDIIKICEEILNPSVPMALRLSGILMGGVVIVYERKVKLLYDDVTRFLIEINEAWKIKAVPDPTVLPKGKMQAKYEAVTLPANIDMEMGQTTSFSGTFVSSPKFQRMQLDDLDEYYINIDPREDNLEPHHQAEAANITLFDDFGSGPAERDFYNRFERFDIGEDEEIPNLNAQEVPQPQVQSTLSSVLGDHSQAPTNPLTSSPHPEDPLGDIAVRSHQWEEAEERQEDRNDFTQVTENAQRRAPSKRKKKQEIIMDNEQIMIPGSIYQSWLHNASNIISKRGRKIKPFNPILSTKIGTLMDFPPIALISGLEKFPGEFRYPAPLMALWRKCTEVKSGPGSNSGLPQQVPQKLASYSLPDESQRMASNSMEEPNPQHRPQSVLHLCLFLRYSVCLCEIKYCKSYSRHSLTSPLTSSEPTFETMSFQGAPSDHFVTPGSPGQSLRSFSSSXGASRQAYVPLEPEIQLTSLRSKRKQRSSSRTTLGSLDPVEEEFPLQQDSRDFKIRRLSEDGPYTYLIVETGPTQTPQPVTAAPQIDRITQSIRTHLKLHFDTPGGPQSESLNQLALGMSKKKAAQLFYQTCVLATLDFIKVEQIEAYGDITISRGHKM from the exons ATGTTTTATTCTCATCAGCTGCTGGCGAGGAAGGCTCCTCTCGGCCAGATCTG GATGGCGGCGACGATGCATGCCAAGATCAATCGGCGGAAGTTGGACAAGCTTGATATCATCAAGATCTG TGAGGAAATCTTGAATCCATCTGTTCCGATGGCGCTCCGGCTCTCTGGGATTCTCATGG GTGGTGTGGTGATCGTGTATGAGAGAAAAGTTAAGCTCCTTTATG ATGATGTTACTCGATTTCTG ATAGAGATTAATGAGGCTTGGAAAATTAAAGCTGTTCCTGATCCGACTGTCCTCCCAAAAGGCAAAATGCAGGCCAA ATATGAAGCCGTCACACTACCTGCAAACATTGATATGGAGATGGGTCAAACAACAAGCTTCTCTGGAACCTTTGTTTCCTCGCCGAAATTCCAACGCATG CAATTGGATGACTTAGATGAATACTATATTAACATTGATCCTCGTGAAGATAACTTGGAGCCTCACCATCAAG CTGAAGCTGCTAATATCACATTGTTTGATGATTTTGGTTCTGGTCCAGCAGAAAGGGACTTCTATAATCGGTTTGAGAG GTTTGACataggagaagatgaagaaatccCAAACTTGAATGCACAAGAAGTACCACAACCACAAGTTCAATCTACCCTTTCTTCCGTACTGGGTGATCACTCACAAGCTCCAACCAATCCTTTGACCTCATCCCCCCATCCTGAGGATCCCCTAGGAG ATATTGCAGTTAGGAGTCATCAGTGGGAAGAAGCAGAGGAACGACAGGAAgacagaaatgattttacacAG GTTACAGAGAACGCCCAAAGAAGAGCCCcttcaaaaagaaagaagaaacaagaaattATCATGGACAATGAGCAAATAATGATCCCTGGAAGTATTTATCAGTCATGGCTTCATAATGCTTCCAATATCATTTCAAAAAGAGGAAGGAAAATCAAG CCTTTCAATCCTATTCTTTCCACGAAGATTGGCACCCTGATGGATTTCCCCCCTATAGCATTAATTTCTGGTCTAGAGAAATTCCCTGGTGAATTCAGATACCCAGCACCACTGATGGCACTGTGGAGGAAATGTACAGAGGTTAAGTCTGGACCTGGCTCAAATTCAG GTTTGCCGCAACAGGTACCACAAAAGTTGGCGTCATATTCACTACCAGATGAATCACAAAGGATGGCCTCAAACTCAATGGAAGAACCAAATCCTCAGCATCGTCCCCAATCTGTATTACACTTGTGTTTATTTCTCCGTTATTCTGTCTGTCTGTGTGAAATTAAGTACTGCAAGTCGTACAG TCGCCATTCATTGACCTCTCCATTGACAAGCTCAGAGCCAACTTTTGAAACCATGAGTTTTCAAGGAGCACCCAGCGACCATTTTGTCACACCTGGCAGCCCTG GCCAGAGTCTTAGATCTTTTTCCAGCTC GGGAGCATCACGCCAAGCTTACGTGCCATTAGAGCCGGAAATTCAATTAACTTCTTTAAG GTCCAAGAGAAAGCAACGTTCTTCGTCAAGGACCACCTTGGGGAGCCTTGATCCAGTTGAAGAGGAGTTTCCATTGCAACAGGATTCAAGAGACTTCAAGATCAGGAGGCTCTCGGAAGATGGGCCCTACACCT ACCTTATTGTGGAAACTGGGCCTACTCAAACGCCACAACCAGTGACTGCTGCCCCACAAATCGATAGAATCACGCAATCCATTAGAAC GCACCTGAAGTTGCACTTTGATACACCTGGTGGCCCACAGTCTGAGTCACTTAACCAGCTTGCGCTAGGGATGAGCAAGAAAAAGGCCGCTCAGCTCTTTTACCAAACTTGTG TGCTAGCCACACTAGACTTTATCAAGGTTGAGCAGATTGAGGCTTACGGAGATATCACCATCTCCAGAGGGCACAAGATGTAG
- the LOC120273012 gene encoding subtilisin-chymotrypsin inhibitor WSCI-like yields MKQFSEGNSPRMSICQACGRERQCAYSERKEWPELLGVDALEAKATIERTNKWVEVILMPCYSLDASATMNCCCNRVFLFVTDLKNGKVCKVPVVG; encoded by the exons ATGAAACAATTCTCAGAAGGAAACTCTCCAAGGATGTCAATCTGTCAAGCTTGTGGCAGGGAACGccagtgtgcat ACAGTGAGAGGAAGGAGTGGCCAGAGTTGCTTGGAGTTGATGCATTGGAAGCCAAAGCAACCATTGAGAGGACAAATAAATGGGTGGAGGTGATCTTGATGCCTTGTTACTCATTGGATGCTTCTGCAACCATGAACTGCTGTTGCAACAGGGTGTTCCTCTTTGTCACTGATCTTAAGAATGGCAAGGTGTGCAAGGTCCCTGTTGTAGGCTGA
- the LOC120273701 gene encoding SNF2 domain-containing protein CLASSY 2-like — protein MPEKEPLRREHPIDATPFEVFYDGSWHGADQLKVKDGSIIFEQRRRGSSVEYTINVESLRLRSRRSIASDCRRFLKAGVDVCVLSAHSTDSASEKGLQPFFSWRDAKVISVKRTGHEGRCTCLFSVVFHRNEGEISIGSSRHERKSVAVKLDNISILQRLKFEPFDDGTHQWSVSEDCGSILKAKLLTDAFSSEVSWLVVLSALKGVEFVIKVVGDRIVHHISNNIQALRDIDVGDNIATLGFHTSGEKWYPKIETLAPVVPKEIVATDVVIELDPTEAAPKSESDVEILYEHSNLRHSKRRKTLPDRFVPVFNQGRGQEIVASDLSKNEEASTCLLEYPSSQSVTKHSPNRKKLLSTVECKEIMKNCMGDIQSEIERLFSPHVESGEKTPPDESAEKTRHTARPVADEDFNWSSEDDNPPKDDENEELWREMDHALTTLALLEQKQDFGLDNSDKDEEQQCQHEYTLDEEVGLICHLCKYVCTEIRDVWPPFVQNARAFSFMEKGGKEEFDWIGSYEFENSYKNDLMDMTTSLGCDDVWNLIPEYQSELRAHQKRAFEFIWRNIAGCFQPPGMDSAPPKTGGCVISHSPGSGKTLLVISFLVSHLKVYPRCRPLVLAPKIATYTWCKEFEKWGVSVPLYEIHPAERFKKGTVDCQLGGFSKDNRRPSRKTMHIMDCLLKLKLWHEQPGVLLMSYSSFFTLTQNESKLEYRRFMANVLQKSPGILILDEGHNPRSTTSKLRRNLMRVKTDFRILLSGTLFQNNFEEYFNSLALGRPRFIRDLSFELDPDTLNRINSRSHKRTKRASRVERLSRKLFVEKIGQKIESNSAEVRKEGFDLLNKLTGEFVDVFEGESLDTLPGLQIYTLLLTSTDIQREILVKVTKLHHSIRHKRCPLELELLITVGSIHPWLIKTVACVRNFFTDEELEKVEKCKGNFRCGSKVKFVVDLVHKSTVRGERVLVFCHNISPINMFAEVLESVFGWQRGEEILILQGDQELSVRAKIMDKFNRGAKENSRVLLASTNACAEGISLTAASRVVLVDSEWNHSKTRQAIARAFRPGQERVVYVYRLLASGTWEEDKYDTNAWKAWLSKMVFIGQYIRYPSTREVEDIEDEVLRELVEEDKKKTFQMVMKHD, from the exons ATGCCGGAAAAAGAACCTCTCCGCCGTGAGCACCCGATCGATGCTACTC CTTTTGAGGTTTTCTATGATGGATCATGGCATGGCGCTGATCAGTTGAAGGTGAAGGATGGGAGCATCATCTTCGAGCAACGCCGCCGAGGATCTTCAGTGGAGTATACGATTAATGTCGAAAGCCTTCGTCTTCGATCGAGAAGATCAATCGCTTCTGATTGTAGGCGATTCCTGAAGGCTGGGGTTGATGTCTGCGTGCTATCAGCGCATTCGACTGATTCGGCATCGGAGAAAGGATTGCAGCCT TTTTTTTCGTGGCGAGATGCCAAAGTTATCTCTGTGAAAAGGACTGGACATGAAGGTCGATGTACCTGCCTGTTCTCTGTGGTTTTCCACAGAAATGAAGGGGAGATTAGTATAGGAAGTAGTAGACATGAGAGGAAGTCTGTAGCTGTTAAGTTAGACAATATTTCCATACTGCAGAGGCTCAAATTTGAGCCTTTTGATGATGGAACCCATCAGTGGAGTGTTTCTGAGGACTGTGGCTCCATTCTTAAAGCCAAACTACTCACTGATGCTTTTTCCAGTGAAGTTTCTTGGTTGGTTGTGCTATCGGCTCTTAAAGGGGTGGAGTTTGTAATCAAAGTTGTGGGCGATAGGATAGTTCATCACATTAGTAACAATATTCAAGCTCTGCGTGATATCGATGTTGGTGACAACATTGCAACTTTGGGTTTTCATACAAGTGGTGAGAAGTGGTACCCTAAGATCGAGACTTTGGCACCTGTTGTTCCAAAAGAAATAGTGGCCACAGATGTTGTCATTGAGCTGGATCCAACTGAAGCTGCCCCAAAAAGTGAATCAGATGTTGAGATTTTATATGAACACTCAAATCTGCGACATTCTAAACGGCGGAAGACGCTGCCAGACCGTTTTGTACCAGTTTTTAATCAAGGTAGGGGTCAAGAAATCGTTGCTAGTGACTTATCCAAGAATGAGGAGGCCAGCACCTGTTTGCTTGAATACCCTTCCTCACAGTCAGTTACGAAACATTCGCCAAATAGAAAGAAGTTACTGAGCACAGTTGAGTGTAAAGAAATCATGAAGAATTGCATGGGAGACATACAATCTGAAATTGAAAGGCTGTTTTCGCCTCATGTCGAGTCTGGGGAAAAAACCCCTCCTGATGAATCTGCGGAAAAAACCAGACATACTGCTCGTCCAGTGGCAGACGAAGACTTTAACTGGTCCTCGGAAGATGATAATCCTCCTAAAGATGATGAGAATGAAGAGTTGTGGAGAGAAATGGATCATGCATTAACCACTCTTGCCCTTCTTGAGCAAAAGCAG GATTTTGGCTTGGACAATTCTGATAAAGATGAGGAACAACAGTGCCAGCATGAGTACACACTTGACGAGGAAGTTGGTTTAATATGTCACCTGTGCAAGTATGTATGCACTGAAATAAGAGATGTCTGGCCACCATTT GTGCAAAATGCTAGGGCCTTTTCATTCATGGAGAAAGGAGGCAAAGAAGAGTTTGACTGGATCGGATCCTATGAGTTtgaaaattcttataaaaatgatCTGATGGACATGACAACATCATTAGGATGCGACGATGTGTGGAATTTAATACCTGAATATCAATCTGAGCTACGCGCCCATCAAAAAAGAGCTTTTGAATTCATTTGGAGAAACATAGCTGGATGTTTCCAGCCCCCAGGGATGGATAGTGCACCACCAAAAACTGGTGGTTGTGTGATATCACATTCTCCTGGGTCAGGCAAAACCCTGCTTGTGATATCATTTCTTGTCAGCCACTTAAAAGTCTATCCCCGATGCCGACCTCTTGTTCTTGCTCCGAAGATTGCGACATATACCTGGTGCAAAGAGTTTGAGAAATGGGGGGTTTCAGTCCCTTTATATGAAATCCACCCTGCTGAAAGGTTCAAGAAGGGAACAGTAGACTGCCAATTGGGAGGGTTCTCCAAAGATAACCGCCGTCCTAGTAGAAAAACTATGCATATTATGGATTGTCTCCTAAAATTAAAGCTGTGGCATGAACAACCTGGTGTTCTACTGATGAGCTACTCATCTTTCTTTACCTTGACGCAAAATGAGTCAAAACTGGAATACAGAAGATTCATGGCAAATGTTTTGCAAAAGAGTCCAGGCATTCTGATTCTAGATGAAGGTCACAACCCAAGAAGCACTACTTCAAAGCTAAGAAGAAATCTGATGAGAGTGAAAACTGATTTCAGGATTTTGTTATCTGGAACATTATTTCAGAATAACTTTGAAGAGTATTTCAACAGTCTTGCTTTGGGAAGACCACGATTTATTCGTGATCTTTCATTTGAATTGGACCCTGATACACTCAATCGTATAAACAGCAGAAGCCATAAGCGAACAAAGCGAGCAAGTCGAGTGGAGAGATTATCTAGAAAACTTTTTGTTGAGAAAATTGGACAAAAGATCGAATCGAATTCGGCGGAAGTCAGGAAAGAAGGCTTTGATTTGCTGAATAAGCTTACAGGTGAGTTTGTGGATGTCTTTGAAGGCGAAAGCTTAGACACACTGCCTGGTTTGCAAATCTACACTCTTCTTCTAACATCAACTGATATCCAACGAGAAATTCTGGTGAAAGTGACAAAATTGCATCATTCAATAAGACACAAAAGATGTCCCCTGGAATTAGAATTGCTGATCACAGTTGGCTCAATTCACCCATGGCTAATAAAAACAGTTGCTTGCGTCCGTAACTTTTTCACCGATGAAGAACTGGAGAAGGTCGAGAAATGCAAGGGAAATTTCAGATGTGGTTCCAAGGTGAAATTTGTTGTGGACCTTGTGCACAAGTCTACCGTCAGAGGGGAGAGAGTTTTAGTTTTCTGTCACAATATCTCTCCCATCAACATGTTTGCTGAAGTTCTAGAATCTGTTTTCGGATGGCAGAGGGGCGAGGAAATCTTGATTCTTCAGGGTGATCAAGAATTGTCTGTGCGTGCCAAAATCATGGATAAGTTTAACCGTGGCGCCAAAGAGAACTCAAGGGTGTTGCTCGCATCAACCAATGCTTGCGCCGAAGGCATTAGTCTTACAGCAGCATCCAGAGTGGTTTTGGTGGACTCTGAATGGAATCACTCAAAGACAAGACAAGCAATAGCCAGAGCATTTCGCCCGGGTCAAGAGAGAGTGGTGTATGTTTATCGTCTATTGGCATCTGGCACTTGGGAGGAAGATAAATATGACACCAATGCTTGGAAGGCTTGGTTGTCCAAGATGGTGTTTATAGGCCAATACATCAGGTATCCTTCTACCAGGGAAGTTGAAGACATTGAAGATGAGGTGCTGAGGGAGCTTGTGGAGGAGGACAAGAAAAAAACTTTCCAAATGGTAATGAAGCATGATTGA
- the LOC120273385 gene encoding pentatricopeptide repeat-containing protein At1g62350 produces the protein MLRFASGLVRRRLPGVRFDGGGAIGGEIVLRSSSSWEAAATSASSPSLSIWRRKKEMGKEGLFVVHELKRLGSGPRLERFMQSHVSRLLRTDLLAVLAEFQRQDLVFLSLKIYDAVRKEIWYRPDMYFYRDMLMMLARNKKEEEARQVWADLRGEEVRFDQHTYGDIVRAFSDGGLPSLAMEFYEEMRSSPDPPLSLPFRVILKGLIPYPELREKIKDDFLELFPDMIVYDPPEDLFDEHK, from the exons ATGCTGCGCTTCGCTTCTGGGCTGGTGAGACGCCGGCTCCCCGGCGTGCGCTTCGATGGCGGTGGCGCGATCGGCGGAGAGATTGTTCTACGGAGTAGTTCGTCCTGGGAGGCGGCTGCGACATCGGCGTCGAGCCCGAGTTTGTCGATATGGCGGCGAAAGAAGGAGATGGGAAAGGAGGGGTTGTTCGTCGTGCACGAGCTGAAGCGGCTCGGGTCCGGCCCCCGTCTTGAGAGATTCATGCAGTCTCATGTCTCCCGTCTCCTCAGGACTGACCTCCTCGCCGTCCTTGCTGAGTTCCAGCGCCAGGATCTCGTCTTCCTCTCTCTCAAG ATATATGATGCAGTGCGGAAAGAGATTTGGTACCGTCCAGACATGTATTTTTACCGAGACATGTTAATGATGCTCGCGAGGAACAAAAAGGAGGAAGAAGCAAGACAAGTATGGGCAGACTTGAGGGGCGAGGAAGTACGATTTGACCAGCATACTTATGGCGACATCGTTCGCGCATTCTCCGATGGTGGATTGCCTTCACTAGCAATGGAATTCTATGAGGAGATGAGAAGCTCTCCTGACCCACCTCTCTCACTCCCCTTCAGGGTTATCTTAAAGGGTCTGATACCATATCCTGAATTGAGGGAAAAGATCAAGGATGACTTCTTGGAGTTGTTTCCTGATATGATTGTATATGATCCTCCTGAGGACTTGTTTGATGAACATAAATGA